In Sporocytophaga myxococcoides DSM 11118, the following are encoded in one genomic region:
- a CDS encoding helix-turn-helix domain-containing protein: MKYQDIKPSIELEPYIHSFWQLKGEVKDSQWERTFPDGCAGLIINLGDICRTDNGLVSMDYGKTYAVGAMTSFKDSFIDTNTHLLGVCLKPAAFSVFYNHAPQNELINSTIEFDPRYSFNLEKINKNPLNYLNRFFIDRTKTKHQPLQTVIEAIHKSNGQLSIYEISKRNHTTVRQLERNFKIHIGLTPKEYSNIVRFQNAMSVIKNSSQDRSLLDIAFECGYYDHSHLTNEIKRNTGLAPSQL; encoded by the coding sequence ATGAAATATCAAGACATTAAACCTTCTATAGAACTAGAGCCTTATATTCATTCCTTTTGGCAATTGAAGGGAGAGGTAAAAGACAGTCAATGGGAACGTACCTTCCCTGACGGATGCGCGGGATTGATTATTAATTTAGGAGACATTTGCAGAACTGACAATGGCTTGGTTTCTATGGACTACGGGAAAACTTATGCTGTAGGGGCAATGACTTCCTTTAAGGACAGCTTTATTGATACTAACACACATCTATTGGGTGTATGCCTGAAACCAGCAGCATTTTCAGTTTTTTATAATCATGCTCCGCAAAATGAATTGATAAACTCTACAATAGAGTTTGATCCTAGATATTCGTTTAACCTCGAAAAAATCAATAAAAATCCCTTAAACTATTTGAACAGGTTTTTTATTGATAGGACTAAAACCAAGCACCAGCCTCTTCAAACAGTTATTGAAGCAATTCATAAATCGAATGGTCAACTTAGCATTTATGAAATTTCAAAAAGAAACCATACCACTGTGAGACAATTGGAACGGAACTTTAAAATTCATATAGGTCTCACTCCAAAAGAATATTCAAATATTGTACGCTTTCAAAATGCTATGTCAGTAATTAAAAATTCTTCTCAAGATCGAAGCTTATTAGACATTGCTTTTGAATGTGGTTATTATGACCATTCTCATCTTACCAATGAGATAAAAAGAAACACAGGACTTGCTCCTTCTCAACTTTAA
- the hflX gene encoding GTPase HflX — MKTNTGNETKKAVETAILVALIHKRQPQDRAKEYLEELAFLASTAGVETLAWFTQKVDHPDRRTFIGKGKLEEIQAYVTAHSVTRVIFDDDLSPSQLKNLENELKVRIYDRSLLILEIFMNRAQTAQARTQVELARYQYLLPRLTRMWTHLERQRGGTGTRGGSGEKEIETDKRVIRDQITLLKEKLKKIDMQNATQRKSRTDIVRVALVGYTNVGKSTLMNLLSKSDVFAENKLFATVDATVRKINYLNIPYLLSDTVGFIRKLPTTLIESFKSTLDEVREADILIHVVDISHPSFEEHIEVVNATLADIKAADKPVILVFNKIDQYHPEVEQSEFEGEKISEAEVIKASLEHLKASYLNKNQFATVFISATQRENIDELREIIGKKVKEKHLMIYPNYLIY; from the coding sequence ATGAAAACAAATACAGGAAACGAGACAAAAAAGGCAGTAGAAACAGCGATACTTGTAGCGCTTATTCATAAAAGACAACCGCAGGACAGGGCCAAGGAGTACCTTGAAGAACTGGCCTTTCTTGCCAGCACGGCGGGCGTAGAAACACTTGCATGGTTTACCCAAAAAGTAGACCACCCAGATCGCCGTACCTTTATCGGAAAAGGTAAGTTGGAGGAAATACAAGCGTATGTAACGGCGCATTCTGTGACCCGTGTTATTTTTGATGATGATCTCTCGCCTTCTCAGTTAAAAAATCTGGAGAATGAGCTTAAGGTAAGAATATATGATCGCAGTCTTCTGATTCTTGAAATCTTCATGAACAGAGCACAGACTGCGCAAGCCAGAACGCAGGTAGAGCTGGCCCGCTATCAATATCTGCTGCCTCGTCTTACAAGAATGTGGACTCACCTTGAAAGACAAAGAGGGGGTACAGGTACAAGGGGTGGATCAGGAGAGAAGGAGATTGAAACAGATAAGCGTGTTATCCGCGATCAGATCACACTTCTGAAAGAGAAGCTGAAAAAGATCGACATGCAAAATGCTACTCAGAGAAAATCAAGGACGGATATTGTGAGAGTAGCATTGGTAGGATATACCAACGTTGGTAAATCAACCCTTATGAACCTGCTTTCCAAATCTGATGTATTTGCTGAAAATAAGCTTTTTGCAACAGTCGATGCTACTGTCAGAAAGATCAACTACCTGAACATTCCTTACCTGCTTTCAGACACGGTAGGTTTTATAAGAAAATTGCCGACAACGCTGATTGAGAGTTTCAAATCAACCTTGGATGAAGTAAGGGAAGCGGATATATTGATTCATGTAGTGGATATAAGTCATCCTTCGTTTGAAGAGCATATCGAAGTAGTAAATGCTACGCTTGCGGATATAAAAGCTGCTGATAAGCCTGTAATTCTGGTATTCAATAAAATTGACCAATATCATCCTGAAGTTGAGCAAAGTGAGTTTGAGGGAGAAAAAATCAGTGAGGCAGAGGTTATAAAGGCTTCATTGGAGCATTTGAAAGCAAGTTACCTTAACAAAAACCAGTTTGCGACAGTATTTATTAGTGCTACACAGAGGGAGAATATCGATGAATTAAGAGAGATAATAGGGAAGAAAGTCAAAGAAAAGCATTTGATGATCTACCCGAATTATTTGATATATTGA
- a CDS encoding winged helix-turn-helix transcriptional regulator gives MKKIEIKCPVEHSVELLGGKWKLPILHALVNASPKRFKELEREIKGITPTMLTNQLRSLETDGLVSRKIFATVPPTVEYSLTELGKSIKPMMVELQKWGLFHQHYLQSQMKSTKKEKTV, from the coding sequence ATGAAAAAAATTGAAATAAAATGCCCGGTAGAACACTCGGTAGAGCTTTTAGGAGGAAAATGGAAGCTGCCAATCTTGCATGCTTTGGTTAATGCTAGCCCAAAACGGTTTAAAGAACTTGAAAGAGAAATAAAAGGTATTACTCCTACTATGTTAACTAACCAATTAAGAAGTCTTGAAACAGATGGGTTAGTAAGCAGGAAGATTTTTGCTACCGTTCCGCCTACCGTTGAGTATAGTTTAACAGAATTAGGTAAATCAATAAAGCCGATGATGGTAGAGCTTCAAAAATGGGGATTATTCCATCAACACTATCTTCAAAGCCAAATGAAGTCCACGAAGAAAGAAAAAACCGTTTAA
- a CDS encoding SirB2 family protein produces MTKGFLHTHNLVVVIFLITFIIKTVLLLLNKYEQLDKIREKTKVLEMIMGTLILITGGYLLYATKNTQSYIIAKIVIVLACIPLGIIGLKKKNKALAVIALLGFLYVLGIALTKSLTLTKQKIEVPASVSEESSAASEEIIQENADNGLSNAKAIFEQECSRCHGLDGKQGLAGAKDLTVSQLTDAQKKEMILKGKGVMAGYEGRLSEQEIDNLVLYVNTLKK; encoded by the coding sequence ATGACCAAAGGCTTTTTGCACACACACAATCTCGTGGTGGTAATCTTCTTGATTACATTTATTATTAAAACAGTTCTTTTACTGCTAAATAAATACGAGCAACTAGATAAAATAAGAGAAAAGACCAAGGTTTTGGAGATGATTATGGGAACACTTATCCTGATTACCGGAGGATATTTACTATACGCAACTAAAAATACTCAGTCCTATATTATTGCGAAAATTGTTATTGTGCTGGCTTGTATTCCTTTAGGAATTATAGGTCTTAAAAAGAAAAACAAGGCATTAGCTGTAATTGCATTATTGGGATTCCTTTATGTATTGGGCATTGCCCTTACCAAGAGCTTAACACTGACAAAACAAAAAATCGAAGTCCCAGCCTCTGTTTCTGAAGAATCATCTGCAGCATCTGAAGAGATAATTCAGGAAAATGCTGATAATGGCTTAAGCAATGCAAAAGCTATATTTGAACAGGAGTGCTCGAGATGCCATGGTTTGGATGGGAAGCAAGGTCTTGCAGGGGCAAAAGATCTTACCGTTTCTCAGCTAACTGACGCACAGAAAAAAGAGATGATACTTAAAGGAAAAGGTGTGATGGCGGGTTATGAAGGAAGACTATCTGAACAGGAAATAGACAATCTGGTTCTTTATGTTAATACATTAAAAAAATAG
- a CDS encoding polysaccharide biosynthesis tyrosine autokinase — protein sequence MSLLEDEDKRSLNGSGNRVSFADDSEEQDDVFGDFDFAKLLVIANKSLAWVILLVMLSVSGAILYVRYTKPVYESSSILKLDLKSEAGVLGLNKFNDENMPGNKLSTISGEIEFLKSRFLYEKIVDRMKMDVSYFAYGNILYEERYNSAPFKVIGEIKNQGFLDFKFDVTFLDKDKFLLSYKNNDEEIKSEHYFGEKISNENYTFTLYPTSFWSAKETGTKYFFTMNSKEALVKNLMENVSVSILNLEANTILLSYKNHNYFKATDIVNTIDSVYLEQTLENKSKSHEQTIKFLEASLLKTEENLAKAERELEAFVRNNRTVDVKQDFGKTGIKIEELEKEKQVLKSRISMLGELKELILGDKEINNFIPALTQVEDPQLSAAINSLNTLQEERNRLLNSQRENTLVVKTKNKSIERIKENVLELIDINKKILYQQSGEINAKMVQLEQEVLSLPSKETEFTRLKRFYSIYEKFYLLLMEKEAEFGIAKAGTIPNFVILSPALNNPNPIYPKKIFIYISGLGIGIFLGISLIAIRYLLNDTISTQKELERSLHASMLGGIPEYSKEKMEVSKLVVDKNPKSAISEALRSIRTNLEFICPNKKKKLIAVTSTVSGEGKTFVASNLSGVIALSNQKVILLDLDMRKPKVHLAFEKENFKGMSTVLIGKHTLEECIQPTSISNLSFISAGPTPPNPSELILREEFDLLIKRLFEIYDVVVIDTPPVGLVTDGILILRKADIPLYVVRTDYSKKSAKRNINKLVKTIPKLCVLMNALKAINTYGYGGYGYGYGYGYYEGETEKETIISKIKSLAGVKA from the coding sequence ATGTCTTTATTGGAAGACGAAGATAAAAGGTCTTTAAACGGATCGGGCAATAGAGTTAGCTTTGCAGATGATAGCGAAGAACAGGATGATGTATTCGGGGATTTCGATTTCGCGAAGCTTCTTGTAATAGCTAATAAAAGCCTGGCCTGGGTAATTCTGCTGGTTATGCTCAGTGTTTCTGGAGCAATCTTATATGTGCGATACACCAAACCTGTTTATGAATCTTCTTCCATTCTGAAATTGGACCTTAAAAGTGAGGCCGGCGTGCTCGGTCTCAACAAGTTCAATGATGAAAACATGCCTGGAAATAAACTTTCCACTATTTCCGGAGAAATCGAGTTCCTTAAATCACGCTTTCTTTATGAAAAAATAGTTGATAGAATGAAGATGGATGTCAGCTATTTCGCTTACGGAAATATCCTCTATGAAGAGCGATACAACAGCGCTCCATTTAAGGTCATAGGTGAAATAAAAAATCAGGGCTTTCTGGATTTCAAATTTGACGTTACATTTCTGGATAAAGATAAATTTCTCCTTTCCTATAAAAACAATGACGAAGAGATTAAGTCGGAGCACTACTTCGGGGAAAAGATCTCTAATGAAAATTATACCTTCACACTATATCCAACTAGTTTTTGGTCTGCCAAAGAGACCGGCACAAAGTATTTCTTTACAATGAACAGTAAAGAAGCTCTGGTCAAAAACCTGATGGAAAATGTTTCAGTAAGCATTCTTAATCTGGAAGCCAATACCATTCTGCTTTCTTATAAAAATCATAACTACTTTAAGGCTACAGACATAGTCAACACTATTGATTCCGTTTATCTGGAACAGACACTGGAAAACAAATCAAAGTCGCACGAACAGACCATCAAGTTCCTCGAAGCATCTTTACTTAAAACAGAGGAGAATCTTGCAAAAGCAGAAAGAGAACTGGAGGCATTTGTTAGAAACAACAGGACTGTCGACGTAAAACAGGATTTTGGTAAAACCGGAATTAAGATAGAAGAACTGGAAAAAGAAAAGCAAGTGCTGAAGTCAAGAATTTCAATGCTTGGCGAATTAAAAGAACTTATTCTTGGCGATAAAGAAATCAATAATTTTATTCCAGCTCTAACTCAGGTAGAAGACCCTCAGCTATCCGCAGCAATTAACAGCCTCAATACCTTGCAGGAAGAAAGAAACAGACTGCTTAATTCACAAAGGGAAAATACACTTGTTGTAAAAACCAAGAATAAATCAATTGAACGCATCAAGGAAAATGTCCTTGAACTGATAGATATCAACAAAAAAATCCTTTATCAGCAATCAGGTGAAATCAATGCTAAAATGGTTCAGCTGGAGCAGGAAGTTTTAAGTCTACCTTCTAAAGAAACTGAGTTTACGAGGCTTAAGCGTTTTTATTCCATCTATGAGAAATTCTACCTTCTGCTGATGGAAAAAGAAGCGGAATTCGGAATCGCCAAAGCAGGTACCATTCCTAACTTTGTTATACTTTCCCCTGCTTTGAACAATCCTAATCCGATATATCCTAAGAAAATATTCATATACATAAGCGGACTTGGAATCGGTATCTTCCTTGGAATATCTCTCATTGCGATCCGTTATCTGCTCAACGATACAATCTCTACACAGAAAGAGCTGGAACGATCGCTACATGCCAGCATGCTTGGTGGTATTCCGGAATACAGCAAGGAAAAAATGGAAGTATCCAAACTCGTTGTTGATAAAAACCCAAAATCAGCAATAAGCGAGGCCTTGCGATCCATAAGAACGAACCTAGAATTCATTTGTCCGAACAAAAAGAAAAAACTGATAGCGGTAACATCCACTGTCAGCGGGGAAGGGAAAACATTCGTAGCATCAAACCTCAGCGGCGTCATAGCATTGTCAAACCAAAAGGTAATCCTCCTGGATCTTGATATGCGTAAGCCCAAGGTGCACCTTGCCTTTGAGAAGGAAAACTTTAAAGGTATGAGCACTGTCCTTATCGGCAAACATACCCTTGAAGAATGTATTCAGCCGACAAGCATCTCCAACCTGTCATTTATTTCTGCAGGACCAACACCTCCTAACCCATCAGAGTTGATACTGAGAGAAGAGTTTGATCTGTTAATCAAACGTCTTTTTGAAATATATGATGTAGTCGTAATTGACACACCTCCTGTCGGTCTTGTTACTGATGGCATACTTATTCTTCGCAAAGCCGATATTCCTTTATATGTGGTGCGTACCGACTATTCCAAGAAAAGCGCCAAACGCAACATCAACAAACTTGTGAAGACCATTCCAAAACTTTGCGTATTGATGAATGCATTAAAAGCAATCAACACATATGGATATGGAGGCTATGGGTATGGGTATGGATATGGCTACTATGAAGGGGAGACGGAGAAAGAAACAATTATTTCAAAAATAAAAAGTCTTGCAGGAGTTAAAGCATGA
- a CDS encoding glycosyltransferase family 4 protein gives MKIAISVNSSWNIFNFRMGLARHLMNCGFEVYAISPEDEFSSELIHAGLQHIPVSVQSKGSSALNDIRYMLTLRSVYKKIKPDLILHYTIKPNIYGSLAAASLGIPVINNVSGLGTVFLHDNISTKIAKALYKMAFRFPQKVFFQNEDDRSLFVKKNLIAINKTALIPGSGVNTEKFLPNEKKNFRKGTPFRFLLMARLLYDKGIIEYIKAIELIQARLDAIFMLAGGLDEESKLGIPASQLQDWINRGLIEYKGFEKNSLKLYQEADCVVLPSYREGTSKSLLEAASCGIPIVTTDVPGCREVVEDGINGFLCKVKDPEDLAMKMEALYNLPEEIYTKMAIKSREKAQKQFDEKIVIKTYEAAIVQILAAKRGQKH, from the coding sequence ATGAAAATTGCGATTTCTGTTAATTCCAGCTGGAACATCTTCAATTTCCGAATGGGACTTGCCAGACATTTAATGAATTGTGGTTTTGAGGTATATGCAATTTCTCCCGAAGACGAATTTTCTTCTGAGCTTATCCATGCCGGCCTTCAACATATTCCTGTAAGTGTGCAGAGTAAAGGTAGCAGCGCGCTCAATGACATCCGTTACATGCTGACACTCAGATCTGTTTATAAAAAAATCAAACCAGATCTCATCTTGCACTATACCATAAAGCCCAATATTTATGGGTCCTTAGCTGCAGCAAGCTTGGGAATTCCTGTAATTAATAATGTCTCCGGGCTTGGTACTGTTTTTTTGCACGATAATATTTCCACAAAAATTGCGAAAGCGCTTTACAAGATGGCATTCAGATTTCCCCAAAAAGTATTTTTTCAAAATGAAGATGACAGAAGTCTATTTGTCAAAAAAAATCTGATAGCTATCAATAAAACTGCTCTGATCCCCGGATCAGGGGTTAATACAGAAAAATTTCTCCCCAATGAAAAAAAGAATTTTAGGAAAGGAACGCCCTTCAGATTTTTGCTTATGGCAAGGCTGCTTTACGATAAAGGAATTATTGAATACATAAAAGCAATAGAATTAATCCAAGCAAGGCTGGATGCTATATTTATGCTTGCAGGTGGCCTTGACGAAGAGTCGAAACTCGGCATCCCAGCCTCGCAGCTGCAAGACTGGATTAACAGAGGGTTAATTGAATACAAAGGGTTTGAAAAGAATTCTTTGAAACTTTATCAGGAAGCCGATTGTGTGGTATTACCAAGTTATAGGGAAGGGACTTCCAAAAGTTTGCTGGAAGCTGCTTCATGCGGAATACCAATAGTGACCACAGATGTGCCGGGTTGCAGAGAAGTAGTTGAAGATGGGATTAATGGCTTTCTCTGCAAAGTTAAAGACCCGGAGGATCTCGCAATGAAGATGGAAGCATTGTATAATCTGCCAGAAGAGATCTATACAAAAATGGCTATCAAATCCAGGGAAAAAGCTCAAAAGCAATTTGATGAAAAAATAGTTATTAAGACTTATGAAGCTGCAATTGTGCAAATTTTAGCAGCGAAAAGGGGTCAAAAACATTAA
- a CDS encoding polysaccharide biosynthesis/export family protein — protein MFKTETEYVVDSVRQILKEGTPTYLIQKNDFLEVSIYTNGGERLVDPNNEMMINQNNYQNRVERPKYLVRQDGKVRLPMIGEISLLGKTLREADSLLSLQYSKFYEEPFVITKFGNKRVIVLGPQGGKVIPLENQKLNLVEVIALYGGILENGKAFNIRHIRGDLKNPDVTIVDLSTIEGMKKANLQVEPNDIVYIEPVRRVLSESAREIAPIISVLGTLITLVVLITTVK, from the coding sequence ATGTTCAAAACAGAAACCGAGTATGTTGTTGACTCAGTAAGGCAAATTCTCAAAGAAGGTACTCCTACTTATCTCATACAAAAAAATGACTTTCTTGAAGTTTCTATATATACAAACGGAGGAGAGCGCCTGGTTGATCCCAACAATGAAATGATGATCAATCAGAATAACTACCAAAACAGAGTAGAGAGGCCAAAGTATCTTGTCCGTCAGGACGGTAAAGTAAGACTGCCGATGATTGGTGAAATTTCTCTGCTAGGGAAAACACTTAGAGAAGCAGATAGTCTTTTAAGTCTTCAATATTCAAAATTTTATGAAGAACCTTTCGTTATTACCAAGTTTGGAAATAAAAGGGTAATAGTGCTAGGCCCACAGGGAGGCAAAGTAATTCCGCTTGAAAATCAAAAATTAAATCTGGTAGAAGTAATCGCCCTTTACGGTGGAATTCTGGAAAACGGAAAAGCTTTTAATATCAGGCATATCAGAGGAGATTTAAAAAATCCTGATGTGACAATTGTAGATTTATCAACCATAGAAGGCATGAAAAAGGCAAACCTTCAGGTTGAACCCAACGATATAGTCTATATCGAACCTGTAAGAAGAGTGCTGAGCGAATCTGCCAGAGAAATTGCTCCGATTATTTCCGTTCTGGGTACTTTAATCACTTTGGTCGTATTAATTACTACCGTCAAATAA
- a CDS encoding dihydrofolate reductase family protein yields MRKVILNLAMTLDGFIEGPNGEIDWCIMDDDMNFDTFVSGIDNIFYGRVSYDAWGNFQPDANTSPAEEMMWKGIHSKKKFVFSSQNRQSEKATFITSDIANKVAEIKKAEGKDIWLYGGASLIKTFINSRLIDIYKISIHPVALGSGKPLFEDLKERINLKLIKTDVFKSGVVQLTFEPEHIK; encoded by the coding sequence ATGAGAAAGGTAATTTTAAATTTAGCAATGACCTTGGATGGTTTTATCGAAGGACCTAATGGAGAAATCGATTGGTGTATAATGGACGATGATATGAACTTTGATACTTTCGTATCTGGCATTGACAATATTTTTTATGGCAGAGTGAGTTATGATGCCTGGGGAAACTTTCAGCCTGATGCGAATACAAGTCCGGCAGAAGAAATGATGTGGAAAGGAATTCATTCCAAGAAAAAATTTGTTTTTTCAAGCCAAAACAGACAAAGTGAAAAAGCAACTTTCATTACTTCTGACATAGCAAATAAAGTTGCAGAAATAAAAAAGGCAGAGGGAAAAGATATCTGGTTATACGGAGGAGCAAGCCTCATAAAAACATTTATAAATTCACGACTTATTGATATCTATAAAATTTCTATTCATCCCGTAGCTTTAGGTAGTGGAAAGCCTTTATTTGAAGATTTAAAAGAGCGCATAAATTTGAAATTAATTAAGACCGATGTTTTCAAATCTGGAGTTGTACAGTTGACCTTCGAACCAGAGCACATAAAGTAA
- a CDS encoding alpha/beta hydrolase, which translates to MKLGNILSVMLLILLAIAHANGQINSIKMDTLTAVEIKNFRSFFDNLGNIYPMAKDVKIENEKIEGVNCYWVTPTTTISDKVLIYLHGGSLAAGSINSHKALVSHIATKLKAKILFVEYALAPEHPFPAGMNDVVNVYKSLLTNKRAAKIVLMGDSAGGGILLSSLGEIQTIKTIQPLGFIMISPWLDLSCSNDSYETNKKSDPILTKEDLKKFADYYSSGNASSNPWNVKLKNPPPSLLMVGSNEILADDSKKLFERFKDKQRSTTLKIYENQTHVWVLSNITSSASQETLEDVKAFFDKL; encoded by the coding sequence ATGAAACTAGGAAATATTTTAAGCGTGATGCTATTGATACTATTAGCAATAGCACATGCCAATGGACAAATAAACTCAATAAAAATGGACACACTAACAGCAGTTGAGATAAAAAACTTCAGAAGTTTTTTTGATAATCTCGGTAATATTTATCCTATGGCAAAGGATGTTAAAATTGAAAATGAAAAGATAGAAGGTGTAAATTGCTATTGGGTTACACCAACAACTACTATTTCAGATAAAGTTCTTATCTATTTACATGGTGGCTCTCTGGCAGCCGGATCAATTAATTCACATAAAGCATTGGTGAGTCACATCGCAACAAAATTAAAAGCTAAAATTCTATTTGTTGAATATGCCTTAGCTCCGGAGCATCCGTTCCCAGCGGGAATGAATGATGTGGTAAATGTATATAAATCATTATTAACGAATAAAAGAGCAGCCAAAATAGTGTTAATGGGAGATAGCGCTGGAGGAGGAATTCTGCTCTCATCTCTGGGAGAAATTCAAACAATAAAAACTATTCAGCCATTGGGTTTCATTATGATTTCACCTTGGCTAGATCTTAGTTGCTCAAATGATTCCTATGAGACGAATAAAAAATCAGATCCAATCCTGACAAAAGAAGATTTGAAAAAATTTGCCGATTACTATTCTTCAGGTAACGCATCTTCCAACCCATGGAACGTGAAGTTAAAGAATCCACCACCTTCATTACTTATGGTTGGGTCAAACGAAATATTAGCTGATGATAGTAAAAAATTATTTGAACGATTCAAAGACAAACAAAGGAGCACAACTCTTAAAATATATGAAAATCAAACTCATGTTTGGGTATTAAGTAATATAACCTCATCTGCTTCACAAGAAACACTTGAAGATGTGAAAGCTTTTTTTGACAAGTTATAA
- the rfbC gene encoding dTDP-4-dehydrorhamnose 3,5-epimerase, whose protein sequence is MHFRESYIKDLFEITPRLFKDDRGFFFESYNTKVFKDNGLDLTFVQDNQSYSIPGVVRGLHFQNAPHAQGKLVRVIKGKILDVAVDIRKDSPTFGKYDTFLLDSEKCNMVYIPEGFAHGFSALEESIVFYKCTDLYHKESESGIIWNDPSLNIDWMVKNPLVSDKDQLLKPLKELFSLSSL, encoded by the coding sequence ATGCACTTTAGAGAATCTTACATTAAAGATCTTTTTGAAATAACTCCAAGATTATTCAAAGACGACAGGGGTTTCTTTTTTGAATCCTATAATACAAAAGTTTTTAAAGACAATGGACTGGACCTAACTTTCGTTCAGGATAATCAGTCTTATTCTATTCCAGGAGTAGTAAGAGGCCTTCATTTTCAGAATGCTCCGCATGCTCAGGGTAAACTGGTAAGGGTTATAAAAGGGAAAATTCTGGATGTTGCTGTAGATATTAGAAAAGACTCTCCCACATTCGGCAAGTACGATACATTTTTACTGGATTCTGAAAAATGTAATATGGTCTATATTCCCGAAGGCTTTGCCCACGGATTTTCAGCATTGGAAGAAAGTATTGTTTTCTACAAATGCACAGACCTATATCACAAAGAATCTGAGTCTGGTATCATCTGGAATGATCCGTCTTTAAATATAGACTGGATGGTAAAAAATCCTTTGGTTTCTGATAAGGACCAACTTTTAAAACCGTTAAAAGAATTATTCTCTCTTTCGTCATTATAA